A single bacterium DNA region contains:
- a CDS encoding phosphoglycerate dehydrogenase, whose translation MKKPRIFISTSSFGRVSPEPLDALDRAGYSYRLNPHSRKLEAEETREALAGVDGLIAGTELLDRGILTAADSLKAISRVGTGLESVDLVAAEELGIRVSTTPDPPARAVAELALGGLLAVLRHLVPADRDLRRGSWQKPMGQLLSGKTVGIIGTGRAGRALVDLLSPFHCRHLAVDLQPDPAWAQQNGVEYTRIDSLLTASDVVSLHVPLSPETRNLLDRRRIELMKHGAVLVNCARGGLVDEAALAENLRDGRLAGAYLDVFEDEPYHGGLIELRNTLLTPHIGSYAAECRLQMELEAVENLVRALAEAGDTE comes from the coding sequence TTGAAGAAACCCAGAATCTTCATTTCCACCTCATCCTTCGGACGGGTCTCGCCCGAGCCTCTCGATGCCCTCGACCGAGCCGGTTACAGCTACCGGTTGAACCCGCACAGTAGAAAACTCGAAGCCGAAGAAACCCGCGAGGCCCTGGCCGGTGTCGATGGCTTGATAGCCGGCACCGAGCTTCTCGACCGCGGGATCTTGACCGCGGCGGACAGCCTGAAAGCCATCTCCAGAGTCGGAACCGGCCTCGAGAGTGTCGACCTGGTCGCGGCCGAGGAGCTGGGCATCCGGGTCTCGACCACGCCCGACCCGCCCGCGCGCGCTGTCGCCGAGCTCGCCCTCGGAGGGCTGCTGGCCGTTCTCCGCCATCTGGTTCCAGCCGATCGAGACCTGCGCCGGGGCAGCTGGCAAAAGCCGATGGGACAACTGCTGTCGGGCAAGACGGTCGGCATCATCGGAACCGGTCGCGCCGGTCGGGCCCTGGTCGATCTTCTGAGTCCCTTTCACTGTCGACACCTTGCAGTCGATCTGCAGCCAGATCCGGCCTGGGCACAGCAGAACGGCGTCGAGTACACCCGGATCGATTCTCTGCTGACGGCCAGCGATGTAGTTTCGTTGCATGTTCCGCTCTCGCCCGAGACCCGCAACCTGCTTGACCGGCGCCGGATCGAGTTGATGAAGCATGGCGCCGTCTTGGTAAATTGCGCTCGCGGCGGCCTTGTGGACGAAGCGGCTTTGGCCGAGAATCTACGCGACGGCAGACTCGCCGGCGCGTACCTGGATGTTTTCGAGGACGAGCCCTACCACGGAGGCCTGATCGAGTTGCGCAACACACTTCTCACTCCGCACATCGGTTCCTACGCCGCGGAATGCAGGCTCCAGATGGAGCTCGAGGCGGTCGAGAATCTCGTGCGTGCGCTGGCGGAAGCAGGAGATACGGAATGA
- a CDS encoding outer membrane beta-barrel protein — translation MPIRTVTFCLLTLCVSVPARSQFTQYTAPGSRLRTPESLADSVQRAAGEARWRLGPLRIDPRFSLTNVGYDENAFSSPDESTRVNDSHATVGAGIVGYLPLGSKSVFSAFLTPEYSWWQDSEDLRQFNLNSGLAWFGNFNRLRLAANASSTERERPLSNELEAPVQIAQDSLALALAIRMTRRLAIFGESRSIKAEHDRDAEQFVPELDLRSLDRDSSRQSYGLELAGSRVVLGLGYRTIEVDFLVETNRSNDGSGPMARFAYQTGRLQMNVEWANLRIDYDDPLLGDTEQSIGTANLIYKLRAATTVALRAQESLSFAVSSPTGIVESRFAGVALNHDFSSRFSAGVFADNGTSTFVEPESSEREDDLEALGLTAALKLSDNFTLTGRFSEETWDSNQPQFNRSNTRLGLRIELHEELLPW, via the coding sequence ATGCCGATAAGAACCGTCACCTTTTGCCTGCTTACGCTCTGTGTCAGTGTACCGGCAAGATCGCAATTCACTCAGTACACGGCTCCGGGCTCTCGGCTTAGAACTCCAGAGAGCCTCGCCGATAGCGTGCAGCGCGCCGCCGGCGAAGCTCGATGGCGGCTCGGGCCATTGCGTATCGATCCCCGTTTTTCCCTCACCAACGTCGGCTACGACGAGAATGCCTTCAGTTCGCCGGACGAGTCGACCAGAGTCAACGACTCACATGCCACTGTAGGAGCCGGGATCGTCGGTTACCTTCCCCTGGGATCGAAATCCGTATTCTCGGCCTTCCTGACACCGGAATATAGCTGGTGGCAGGACTCCGAGGATCTGCGCCAGTTCAACCTCAACTCGGGTCTGGCCTGGTTCGGCAACTTCAACAGGCTCAGACTCGCGGCCAACGCGAGCAGCACTGAACGAGAACGGCCCCTGAGCAATGAGCTCGAGGCTCCTGTTCAGATCGCGCAAGACAGCCTCGCATTAGCCCTCGCCATCAGGATGACCCGGAGACTCGCGATCTTCGGGGAGTCGAGATCGATCAAAGCAGAGCACGACCGAGACGCCGAACAATTCGTTCCGGAACTGGACCTTCGCTCACTCGACCGGGATTCGAGCCGGCAAAGCTACGGCCTCGAATTGGCGGGCTCGAGAGTCGTTCTGGGCCTCGGATACAGGACAATCGAGGTCGATTTCCTCGTCGAAACAAACAGGTCGAACGACGGTTCCGGGCCGATGGCCAGATTCGCCTACCAGACCGGCAGGCTGCAGATGAACGTCGAGTGGGCGAACCTCCGTATCGACTACGATGATCCGCTACTTGGCGACACCGAGCAAAGCATCGGCACCGCCAACCTGATCTACAAACTTCGTGCTGCCACCACGGTCGCCCTACGTGCCCAAGAAAGCTTGTCATTTGCGGTGTCCTCGCCAACCGGAATCGTAGAGAGTCGGTTCGCCGGCGTCGCTTTGAACCATGATTTCAGCAGTCGATTCAGCGCGGGTGTGTTCGCGGACAATGGCACGTCGACCTTTGTCGAGCCGGAGAGCAGCGAGCGCGAAGACGACCTCGAGGCCTTGGGACTCACGGCGGCACTCAAGCTCTCGGACAACTTCACCTTGACCGGTAGGTTCAGCGAAGAGACGTGGGACTCCAACCAACCGCAATTCAATCGATCCAACACTCGACTAGGGCTGCGAATCGAGCTGCACGAAGAGCTGCTACCTTGGTAA
- a CDS encoding tyrosine protein phosphatase: MIDIHSHILASVDDGADNLDVAVQMCRRAATDGCTAMLATPHQRTPSWWNCEPGELLTRLDTLQAAVGDTPRLYLGAEVRVDPSLLGALAESDRGGTLTLAGSSYLLLEFNRRGLNGLDAEGLSHELRLEGWRPIFAHPEFIPDLASDFDLMRRLADNGALFQLTAMSLTGGFGRRVRSLSERMLAAGLIQFIASDAHDLSGRPPGLSRAFQHLSRTYGEAFARRLTLDNPQAVINNRPIH, translated from the coding sequence ATGATCGACATTCATTCGCACATTCTGGCGTCTGTCGATGACGGCGCCGACAACCTCGACGTGGCGGTTCAGATGTGCCGCCGGGCGGCGACCGACGGCTGCACGGCGATGCTCGCCACGCCTCATCAACGAACGCCGAGTTGGTGGAACTGTGAGCCCGGTGAGCTTCTAACTCGGCTCGATACCCTCCAAGCCGCGGTCGGCGACACGCCGCGCCTTTACCTGGGCGCAGAAGTGCGCGTCGACCCCAGCCTCCTCGGTGCCCTAGCCGAGTCCGACCGCGGCGGCACTCTGACTCTTGCGGGCTCGAGCTACTTGCTGCTCGAGTTCAATCGACGCGGCTTGAACGGACTCGACGCCGAGGGGCTCAGCCACGAGCTCCGTTTGGAGGGCTGGCGTCCGATCTTCGCGCACCCCGAGTTCATTCCCGACCTGGCGTCCGATTTCGACCTGATGCGCAGGCTCGCGGACAACGGCGCTCTGTTTCAACTGACCGCAATGAGCCTGACCGGCGGATTCGGTCGGCGCGTTCGCTCGCTGTCCGAGAGAATGTTGGCGGCCGGCTTGATACAGTTCATCGCGAGCGATGCGCACGATCTGTCCGGGCGGCCACCTGGGCTGAGCCGAGCTTTTCAACACCTCAGCAGGACATATGGCGAAGCGTTCGCGAGGCGACTGACTCTGGACAACCCGCAGGCAGTCATCAACAATCGTCCCATCCACTAG
- a CDS encoding O-antigen ligase family protein — MLCIAVVVVPLLYGGATPLGTLVVRLAALAVFALSFLGRRRLRPRHELNRLLAVLVALALVALLQSLAWPRGLVEALSSGHAQLAGEAAAAIGAEQRTWIALSLNPSASREVALDMLVLGALAFGAARVGRRRSGRRLLAAAVLASASVQIVLGLRPWLSGQVPRLRGSYLNPDHLCVLLEMAACIALAAVLRAVLSQRRFRSWETRAIAVVVFSTLLLLVLAAIAFTGSRAALVAVLVGLLVQLTILPRGRRLVPVAIAAAVGVVSLGYLSWIGVGPAFGRLTGTSWFEVVSSSRLTVWRSAIDLAREFPLVGTGLGSFDAAFPLVQPSNVEAVRWAKAHNDFLELVVTAGLLGLALAAAGVGSLLLTLVRRMRAALRTDDRLTYSTALSCLAAVAVHETVDFGLSLPANAFVLTAILAAAIGARARSTRSTRPNQ, encoded by the coding sequence GTGCTCTGCATCGCGGTCGTCGTCGTTCCGCTGCTCTATGGTGGGGCGACGCCCCTCGGGACTCTGGTTGTTCGCCTGGCCGCGCTTGCCGTCTTCGCGCTTAGCTTTCTGGGTCGAAGGAGACTTCGTCCTCGGCACGAGCTGAACCGACTCTTGGCGGTCCTGGTTGCGCTCGCGCTGGTCGCGCTCCTGCAGAGCTTGGCCTGGCCGAGAGGACTGGTCGAAGCTCTGTCCTCCGGGCACGCGCAATTGGCGGGCGAGGCGGCAGCGGCAATCGGCGCGGAGCAACGGACTTGGATTGCCCTCTCGTTGAATCCGTCGGCTTCTCGGGAGGTTGCACTGGATATGTTGGTTCTTGGTGCCCTGGCATTCGGCGCCGCACGCGTTGGACGCCGTAGAAGCGGTCGCCGCCTGCTTGCGGCCGCAGTGCTCGCCTCAGCGAGTGTCCAAATAGTGCTTGGTTTGAGGCCGTGGCTGTCCGGTCAGGTGCCCCGGTTGCGCGGCTCGTACCTCAACCCCGATCATCTGTGCGTGCTGCTCGAGATGGCGGCGTGCATTGCTCTGGCGGCTGTCCTTCGAGCCGTGCTCTCGCAACGCCGATTCAGAAGCTGGGAGACGCGAGCGATCGCGGTGGTCGTGTTCTCTACGTTGCTTCTTCTGGTCCTGGCCGCCATCGCTTTCACCGGTTCCCGTGCGGCTCTGGTAGCGGTGCTGGTGGGTCTGCTGGTGCAACTGACGATCTTGCCTAGGGGGCGGCGCTTGGTGCCCGTTGCGATCGCCGCCGCGGTCGGCGTTGTTTCCTTGGGATACCTTTCCTGGATTGGCGTCGGACCGGCGTTCGGTCGCCTTACCGGAACCTCGTGGTTCGAGGTAGTGTCGAGTAGTCGTCTGACGGTCTGGCGCAGCGCCATCGATCTAGCTCGCGAGTTCCCCTTGGTGGGTACCGGGCTGGGGAGTTTTGATGCTGCGTTTCCGCTGGTGCAACCGTCGAATGTCGAAGCGGTGAGATGGGCGAAAGCACACAACGACTTCCTCGAGCTCGTCGTGACGGCAGGTCTCTTGGGCCTTGCTCTGGCGGCGGCGGGTGTCGGTTCTCTCCTGCTGACCCTTGTCCGCAGAATGCGGGCCGCTCTGAGAACAGATGACCGCTTGACGTATTCCACCGCGCTGAGTTGTCTTGCCGCCGTCGCCGTACACGAGACGGTCGACTTCGGCCTCAGCCTGCCCGCGAACGCGTTCGTTCTAACGGCGATCTTGGCTGCCGCGATCGGGGCGCGCGCCCGATCTACCCGATCTACCCGACCTAATCAATGA
- a CDS encoding tetratricopeptide repeat protein: MNATKFLPAVALLSVVAGLVPRTAAAVDPFYTRLLDQGVRDLELGRTKQAQDKLRTACFGFLDEPTLLAEGLIQLGRAQASDGNTAELLETVERLAEIEDRFNAYSGIDGALKAVFENALQATLSKSDLERVPMFSHLAAAPEPRMPDTQPRPQRRRRKALERQLTQNPDDAEALLALAEVHHRSGRLAPASELLDRLLVAQPGNERALCLRAEIAADREECEPVLAALSGCATLTASNLGAAFVIDCLVSAGRSPEAAALLEALPIERRQAPRVARAARRIETTDDSLATSPDESSTQEPGAAERVPPELEDDAPRKSRTDLPEIKIGLSLEERMRRLREEIAASRFREHLDRTMENAIQLANDYPDSPQAQYLAAEVAYLSSDWRSVLEYFDRGGRPSGDRPELLFYLAVATYEIGDPEEADSILREALPNLPKSPFVDGYIARILIPPSL, encoded by the coding sequence ATGAACGCGACCAAGTTCCTTCCTGCTGTGGCGCTGCTCTCGGTCGTTGCGGGCCTGGTGCCACGGACGGCCGCCGCCGTCGACCCTTTCTACACGCGACTTCTCGACCAGGGGGTCCGAGATCTGGAGCTCGGCCGGACGAAGCAAGCGCAAGATAAGCTTCGCACGGCCTGTTTCGGCTTTCTCGACGAACCAACGCTCCTCGCCGAGGGGCTGATCCAGCTCGGCCGGGCGCAGGCAAGCGACGGCAACACGGCCGAGCTCCTCGAGACAGTCGAACGACTGGCGGAGATCGAGGATCGCTTCAATGCCTATTCCGGCATCGACGGCGCTCTCAAAGCGGTCTTCGAGAACGCGCTCCAAGCAACGCTCTCCAAAAGCGACCTCGAGCGAGTGCCGATGTTCTCGCACTTGGCGGCGGCGCCCGAACCCCGGATGCCGGACACCCAACCTCGGCCCCAGAGGCGGCGGAGGAAGGCGCTCGAGCGGCAGCTTACCCAGAATCCGGACGACGCCGAAGCTCTCTTGGCACTCGCCGAGGTGCACCACCGAAGCGGCCGACTCGCGCCGGCGAGCGAGCTCCTCGACAGACTGCTGGTGGCACAGCCCGGCAACGAGCGGGCCCTCTGTCTGCGCGCCGAGATCGCGGCCGACCGCGAAGAATGCGAACCGGTTCTGGCCGCCCTCAGCGGTTGCGCTACTCTCACCGCGAGCAATCTGGGAGCGGCATTCGTCATCGACTGCCTGGTCTCGGCCGGACGCTCTCCTGAGGCCGCGGCTCTGCTCGAAGCTCTGCCGATCGAGAGACGCCAGGCACCCAGAGTCGCCCGGGCGGCGCGGAGGATAGAGACAACCGACGACTCGCTTGCGACATCCCCCGACGAGTCCTCGACGCAGGAGCCGGGCGCCGCGGAAAGGGTCCCGCCCGAGCTCGAGGACGACGCGCCTCGGAAATCCCGAACGGATCTCCCGGAGATCAAGATCGGGCTCTCTTTGGAAGAGCGCATGCGCAGACTGCGCGAAGAGATCGCGGCAAGCCGGTTCCGAGAGCATCTCGACCGGACCATGGAGAACGCCATCCAGCTGGCCAACGACTACCCCGATTCCCCGCAGGCTCAGTACCTTGCCGCCGAGGTCGCCTACCTGTCATCCGATTGGCGATCGGTGCTGGAGTACTTCGATCGGGGCGGACGACCGTCGGGTGATCGGCCCGAGCTCCTCTTCTACCTGGCGGTCGCGACCTACGAGATCGGGGACCCCGAGGAGGCCGATTCGATCCTCCGAGAAGCCCTGCCGAACCTGCCGAAAAGTCCATTCGTCGACGGCTATATCGCCAGGATCCTGATTCCGCCTTCACTGTGA
- a CDS encoding polysaccharide biosynthesis tyrosine autokinase, with product MSTGEVMLEAPERPHRPITSSFDMREYLQLIISRWRLLAIVVALTTSIALLHFYITPAEYRASTLLQIEQRSPLALNDESNPYLEAFLTQKYYPTQYELLRSRGIAERVVQSLDLGADLGLDSPPDLALGGSEATDATELARLARRLLGGIKVTPILNTELVRLSYTSSDPERAAELANAFAREYISWSIESRSDVVSKTSTFLGIELQNVNEELQQKEKQLEEYSRLADIVTLDPASNPTLQRLDSLNGQLLNAQGALREKEARSRDLPELPRDRVADDESNGLITELRRERLRKQADYDAKLQIYKPDWPAMVELKAAIEDGERAYSQAVDKHYADAESRYRAEYSAARSQVRRIEREIDQVKSEAMDLSSASVEYNNLRMEIEARRAKKDDILRQLSAANTSARMFRQRESNVRVVEQALVPTRSFRPSLRLDLGTGVSGGLALGIGLILLLHFLDRTIKTPEEMEKLLELPLLGVIPDVSETSKGYGLAGYYGYRRRSQAALAGDSVRQIELLPAVHPRQAVSEAYRSLRTALLLSSAEKLNLISITSAESGEGKTATAANLGTVLAQLGKRVLLVDGDLRKPRMFKVFEVSNRAGLVNFLTGSAQPEGLILQTNVDNLFLCPAGPHPPNPSELLASDRMRAFLSFAQANYDFVIVDTPPVLAVTDAVLVGAMCHGVILCFRANKAARDDLQTCRDRLLRAEVRILGTVLNRYAPTRSGGYGRRYYYYESYGEEVESSSAA from the coding sequence TTGAGCACCGGCGAGGTCATGCTCGAGGCTCCGGAGCGGCCCCACAGGCCGATCACGTCGAGCTTCGACATGCGCGAGTATTTGCAGCTGATCATCTCGCGCTGGCGCCTCCTGGCCATTGTCGTGGCTCTGACGACGAGTATCGCTCTACTTCACTTCTACATCACGCCTGCCGAGTATCGGGCCTCGACGCTGCTCCAGATCGAGCAGCGCAGCCCCCTTGCCCTCAACGACGAATCGAATCCCTACCTCGAGGCGTTTCTCACCCAGAAGTACTACCCGACTCAGTACGAGCTCCTCCGAAGCCGCGGAATCGCCGAGCGGGTGGTTCAGAGTCTCGACTTGGGAGCCGACCTCGGGTTGGACTCTCCTCCAGATCTCGCTCTCGGCGGATCGGAAGCGACCGATGCCACCGAGCTCGCCCGTCTTGCTCGGCGCCTGCTGGGCGGCATCAAGGTCACGCCGATTCTGAACACCGAGCTCGTGCGGTTGAGCTACACCTCTTCGGACCCGGAGCGGGCCGCCGAGCTCGCCAACGCATTCGCCCGGGAGTACATCAGCTGGAGCATCGAGAGCCGCTCGGACGTCGTCAGCAAGACCTCTACGTTCCTGGGCATCGAGCTGCAGAACGTCAACGAGGAGCTCCAGCAGAAAGAAAAACAGCTGGAGGAGTACTCTCGCCTCGCCGACATTGTCACGCTCGATCCGGCATCCAACCCCACCCTGCAGCGACTCGACAGTTTGAATGGTCAGCTTCTGAACGCTCAGGGTGCTTTGAGGGAGAAGGAAGCCCGCTCCCGAGACCTCCCCGAGCTTCCACGTGACCGAGTGGCGGATGACGAGTCGAACGGGCTGATTACCGAACTGCGCCGTGAGCGGTTGAGGAAGCAGGCCGACTACGACGCCAAGCTGCAAATCTACAAGCCGGACTGGCCCGCCATGGTCGAGCTCAAAGCTGCCATCGAAGATGGTGAGCGGGCCTACTCGCAGGCGGTCGACAAACACTATGCAGACGCCGAAAGCCGCTATAGAGCGGAATACTCGGCGGCCCGATCCCAGGTCAGGAGAATCGAGCGAGAGATCGACCAGGTGAAGTCCGAAGCAATGGATCTGAGCTCCGCCTCGGTCGAGTACAACAACCTGCGAATGGAGATCGAGGCCAGGCGCGCCAAGAAGGACGACATCCTGCGACAGTTGTCCGCGGCCAACACCTCCGCCCGGATGTTTCGCCAGCGAGAATCGAACGTCCGGGTGGTCGAGCAAGCCCTGGTACCCACCCGGTCGTTCAGGCCCTCGCTCAGGCTCGATCTGGGTACCGGGGTGTCGGGCGGACTCGCGCTCGGGATCGGTCTGATCCTACTGTTGCACTTCCTGGATCGAACCATCAAAACGCCGGAAGAGATGGAGAAGCTCCTCGAGCTTCCCCTTCTCGGGGTCATTCCGGATGTAAGTGAGACATCGAAGGGCTACGGCTTGGCCGGCTACTACGGCTACCGCAGGCGGTCGCAGGCCGCCCTGGCCGGCGATTCCGTCCGCCAGATCGAACTGCTGCCGGCCGTCCACCCTCGCCAGGCGGTCTCGGAGGCGTATAGATCCCTGCGCACCGCCCTTCTCCTCTCGAGTGCGGAGAAGCTCAATCTCATCTCGATTACTTCGGCCGAGTCGGGCGAGGGGAAGACGGCAACCGCGGCAAACCTCGGTACCGTACTGGCTCAACTCGGCAAACGGGTGCTTCTCGTCGACGGCGACTTGCGCAAGCCTCGAATGTTCAAGGTGTTCGAAGTCTCCAACCGAGCCGGGCTCGTCAACTTCCTGACCGGCTCAGCCCAGCCCGAAGGCCTTATTCTGCAAACGAACGTCGACAACCTGTTCCTGTGCCCGGCGGGCCCACATCCACCCAACCCTTCCGAGCTGCTTGCTTCGGATCGAATGCGAGCGTTTCTCTCGTTCGCTCAAGCGAACTACGACTTCGTGATCGTAGATACTCCCCCCGTCCTCGCGGTTACCGACGCGGTGCTGGTCGGGGCCATGTGCCATGGAGTAATCCTCTGCTTCCGCGCCAACAAGGCCGCCCGAGACGATCTTCAGACCTGCAGAGACCGGCTGCTCAGAGCGGAAGTGCGAATCCTCGGTACCGTGCTCAACCGCTATGCGCCGACGCGCTCCGGAGGCTACGGCCGCAGGTACTACTACTACGAGTCGTACGGCGAGGAAGTGGAAAGCTCCTCGGCCGCTTGA